The Pseudomonas azadiae genome includes a window with the following:
- a CDS encoding (2Fe-2S)-binding protein — protein sequence MISQHITVALEVNGRVSEVSAMADTPLLLVLRNDLELNGPKYGCGLGECGACTVIIDGVAARSCVFPLSGAAGRKILTLEGLGTRQAPHPVQQAFIDEQAAQCGYCLNGMIMATKALLDRNPNPSETEVRNELSGNLCRCGTHLEILRAVLRAARLMTVD from the coding sequence ATGATCAGCCAGCACATCACGGTAGCGCTTGAGGTTAACGGCCGCGTCAGCGAAGTCAGCGCCATGGCGGACACACCGCTGTTGCTGGTGCTGCGCAATGACCTGGAGCTCAACGGCCCCAAATACGGCTGCGGCCTGGGCGAATGCGGTGCTTGTACCGTGATCATCGATGGGGTGGCGGCGCGCTCCTGTGTCTTTCCGTTGTCGGGGGCGGCGGGGCGCAAGATCCTCACGCTCGAGGGCCTCGGCACGCGCCAGGCGCCGCACCCGGTGCAACAAGCCTTTATCGACGAGCAGGCCGCGCAATGTGGTTATTGCCTCAACGGCATGATCATGGCCACCAAGGCCTTGCTCGACCGTAACCCCAACCCCAGTGAAACCGAGGTGCGCAACGAGCTGTCGGGCAACCTCTGCCGCTGCGGTACCCATCTCGAAATCCTGCGCGCCGTGTTGCGTGCCGCCCGCCTGATGACTGTGGATTGA
- a CDS encoding MarR family winged helix-turn-helix transcriptional regulator, whose translation MPDSYVFSEQVGHLLRKAYQRHLAIFQQNVGDSQLTAVQFVTLCALRDHGASSLTELVKATAVDQATIRGIVERLKAKALISLEPDPQDKRKVVVDLSPEGAALVAQTTPRAAQISELTMSNLNPAERVAVLFLLRKMIDDPQQ comes from the coding sequence GTGCCCGATTCCTACGTTTTCTCTGAACAAGTTGGCCACCTGCTGCGCAAAGCCTACCAGCGCCACTTGGCGATCTTTCAGCAGAATGTCGGCGATTCCCAGCTTACCGCCGTGCAGTTCGTGACCTTGTGCGCCTTGCGCGATCACGGTGCAAGTTCCCTTACCGAACTGGTCAAGGCCACCGCCGTCGACCAGGCGACTATTCGCGGTATTGTCGAGCGGCTCAAGGCCAAGGCCCTCATCAGCCTGGAGCCGGACCCCCAGGACAAGCGCAAAGTGGTGGTCGATCTTTCCCCGGAGGGTGCTGCGCTGGTCGCCCAGACCACCCCCCGCGCCGCGCAGATCAGCGAACTGACCATGAGCAATCTCAACCCCGCCGAACGGGTTGCAGTGCTGTTTCTGCTGCGCAAAATGATCGACGACCCACAGCAATAG
- a CDS encoding 2,5-dihydroxypyridine 5,6-dioxygenase, with amino-acid sequence MPVSDCELTQMFEHVLKLSRVDPTQSVAVLKSHYSNPRTVRAALDAAQRLGAKVYAVELPSFNHPTAMGNDMTAYCGDTALTGNIAAQRALEAADLIVDTMMLLHSPEQEQILKTGTRILLAVEPPEVLARMLPTEQDKVRVLAAEQMLKKARSIQVKSRAGSDFRAALGQYPSVTEYGFADEPGRWDHWPSGFLFSWPNEETAEGVLVLDIGDILLPFKTYTRERITLEIEKGFITGIHGGFEAEYLRDYMKYFKDPEVYGISHIGWGLQPRAQWTAMGLHDKNDGMCMDARAFYGNFLFSTGPNTEVGGTRKTPCHLDIPLRHCDVYLDDEAVVIGGDVVAPQASLAR; translated from the coding sequence ATGCCCGTAAGCGATTGCGAATTGACCCAGATGTTCGAGCACGTGTTGAAGCTGTCCAGGGTCGACCCGACTCAGAGCGTGGCCGTGCTCAAGAGCCATTACTCCAACCCGCGCACCGTGCGTGCGGCGCTGGATGCAGCGCAGCGCCTGGGGGCCAAGGTGTATGCGGTGGAGTTGCCATCGTTCAACCACCCCACGGCGATGGGCAACGACATGACCGCCTACTGTGGCGACACCGCGCTCACCGGCAATATCGCCGCCCAGCGCGCTTTGGAAGCAGCCGACCTGATCGTCGACACCATGATGCTGCTGCATTCACCGGAGCAGGAGCAGATCCTCAAGACCGGTACGCGCATTCTGCTCGCCGTAGAACCGCCGGAAGTGCTGGCGCGCATGCTGCCGACCGAGCAAGACAAGGTCCGCGTACTGGCCGCCGAGCAAATGCTGAAGAAGGCGCGCTCGATCCAGGTGAAATCCCGCGCCGGCAGTGACTTTCGCGCGGCGCTGGGTCAATACCCGTCGGTGACCGAGTACGGTTTTGCCGACGAGCCGGGGCGTTGGGACCATTGGCCCAGCGGGTTCCTGTTTTCCTGGCCGAACGAGGAAACCGCCGAGGGCGTACTGGTGCTGGATATCGGCGACATCCTGCTGCCGTTCAAGACCTACACCCGCGAAAGAATCACGCTGGAGATCGAGAAGGGCTTCATCACCGGGATCCACGGAGGTTTCGAAGCCGAGTACCTGCGCGACTACATGAAGTACTTCAAAGATCCCGAGGTGTACGGCATCTCGCATATCGGCTGGGGCCTGCAACCCCGGGCGCAATGGACGGCCATGGGCCTGCACGACAAGAACGATGGCATGTGCATGGATGCGCGGGCGTTCTATGGCAACTTCCTGTTTTCCACCGGGCCGAATACCGAAGTGGGCGGGACGCGCAAGACGCCGTGCCACTTGGATATTCCGCTGCGTCATTGCGATGTGTATCTGGATGATGAGGCGGTGGTTATCGGCGGGGATGTGGTCGCACCACAAGCGTCTCTGGCGCGCTGA
- a CDS encoding alpha/beta fold hydrolase, with product MSTFLYGGNVQANGIRQHYLRYGGKGPALILIPGITSPAITWGFVAQRFGEQFDTYVLDVRGRGLSSTGPELDYSAESCAEDIGAFADALNLHRYHLVGHSMGARFAVRSAVKHPQGVNRVVLIDPPVSGPGRREYPSKLPWYVDSIRQSLVGMDAQAMRAFCATWTDEQLQLRAEWLHTCYEPAIVRAFNDFHSVDFHQDLPQLKAPALLMVAGRGGVILDEDIAEIQGLQPTLRVARVANAGHMIPWDDLEGFFHALGDFLTRQ from the coding sequence GTGAGCACCTTCCTCTACGGCGGCAACGTCCAGGCCAACGGCATCCGCCAGCACTACCTGCGCTATGGCGGCAAGGGACCGGCGCTGATTCTGATCCCCGGCATCACCAGCCCGGCGATCACCTGGGGGTTTGTCGCGCAACGCTTTGGCGAGCAGTTCGACACCTACGTGCTCGACGTGCGCGGTCGCGGCTTGTCCTCGACCGGCCCGGAGCTGGACTACAGCGCCGAGAGTTGCGCCGAGGACATTGGCGCCTTTGCCGATGCGCTGAACCTGCACCGCTACCATCTGGTTGGCCATTCCATGGGCGCACGTTTCGCCGTGCGCAGCGCCGTCAAACATCCCCAGGGCGTCAATCGCGTCGTGCTGATCGACCCGCCAGTGTCCGGCCCCGGTCGCCGCGAATACCCGAGCAAACTGCCGTGGTACGTGGACTCGATCCGCCAATCGCTGGTCGGCATGGACGCGCAGGCGATGCGCGCCTTCTGCGCCACCTGGACCGACGAGCAACTGCAACTGCGCGCCGAATGGCTGCACACCTGCTACGAACCGGCCATCGTGCGCGCTTTCAATGACTTCCACAGCGTTGATTTCCACCAGGACCTGCCGCAGCTCAAGGCGCCTGCCCTGCTGATGGTGGCCGGGCGTGGCGGCGTGATCCTCGATGAGGACATCGCCGAGATCCAGGGCCTGCAGCCGACCCTCCGGGTGGCGCGGGTCGCGAACGCCGGGCACATGATTCCCTGGGATGACCTTGAGGGATTCTTCCACGCCCTCGGCGACTTCCTCACCCGACAATAA
- a CDS encoding maleate cis-trans isomerase family protein, with protein MHKPYRIGQIVPSSNTTMETEIPAMLTARQAIRPERFTFHSSRMRMKQVRKEELAAMDGESDRCAIELSDAKVDVLGYACLVAIMAMGLGYHRTSEQRLRKATADNDANAPVITSAGALIEGLNVMGAKRIAIVAPYMKPLTELVVNYIREEGFEVVDWRALEIPDNLEVARHDPANLPAIVAGMNLEGVDVIVLSACVQMQSLPVVAMVEAQTGKPVLTAAIATTYAMLKALDLEPIVPGAGALLSGAY; from the coding sequence ATGCACAAGCCCTACCGCATTGGCCAGATCGTGCCGAGCTCCAACACCACCATGGAAACCGAGATCCCGGCGATGCTCACCGCGCGCCAGGCGATCCGGCCCGAGCGCTTTACCTTCCACTCCAGCCGGATGCGCATGAAACAAGTGCGCAAGGAAGAACTGGCGGCGATGGACGGTGAGTCCGACCGCTGCGCCATCGAACTGTCGGATGCCAAGGTCGACGTGCTGGGTTATGCGTGCCTGGTGGCGATCATGGCCATGGGCTTGGGCTACCACCGCACGTCCGAACAGCGCCTGCGCAAAGCCACCGCCGACAACGACGCCAACGCGCCGGTAATCACCAGCGCCGGCGCGCTGATCGAAGGCTTGAACGTGATGGGCGCCAAACGCATTGCCATCGTCGCGCCCTACATGAAACCGCTGACCGAACTGGTGGTGAACTATATCCGCGAAGAAGGCTTTGAAGTGGTGGACTGGCGCGCCCTGGAGATCCCCGACAACCTCGAAGTGGCCCGCCACGACCCGGCCAACCTGCCGGCCATCGTCGCCGGCATGAACCTGGAAGGCGTCGACGTGATCGTGCTGTCGGCCTGCGTGCAAATGCAGTCGCTGCCGGTGGTGGCCATGGTCGAGGCACAAACCGGCAAGCCGGTGCTGACCGCTGCCATCGCTACCACCTACGCCATGCTCAAGGCCCTGGACCTGGAGCCCATCGTGCCGGGTGCCGGCGCCCTGCTCTCTGGCGCTTACTGA
- a CDS encoding FAD-dependent monooxygenase has protein sequence MGSTQKIAIVGAGLGGAAAATLLQQAGFDVDIYEQAPAFSRLGAGIHMGPNIMKIFRRMGIEKQLDLMGSHPEHWFSRCGESGDYLSRIPLSGYGASYITVHRGDLHALQMSTLKPGTLHFNKRLETLEETDTQVRLTFADGEVTHADIVIGADGINSRIREELLGVEKPLYSGWVAHRALIRGDQLAKYDLKFEDCIKWWTEDRHMMVYYTTGKRDEYYYVTGVPHAEWDFQGAFVDSSREEMFDAFKGYHPTVQALIESTESVTKWPLRNRNPLPLWSRGRLVLLGDACHPMKPHMAQGAGMAIEDAAMLTRCLQETGIGDYRTAFELYEANRKERASRVQAVSNANTWLRTQEDPAWVYGYDLYAQELKSGVAA, from the coding sequence ATGGGAAGCACTCAGAAAATCGCCATTGTCGGCGCCGGCCTCGGCGGTGCCGCCGCCGCCACGCTGTTGCAGCAAGCCGGTTTCGACGTGGACATCTACGAGCAGGCGCCGGCGTTTTCCCGGCTGGGCGCGGGGATTCACATGGGGCCCAACATCATGAAAATCTTCCGCCGCATGGGCATCGAAAAACAGCTGGACCTGATGGGCTCGCACCCCGAGCACTGGTTCAGCCGTTGCGGCGAAAGCGGCGACTACCTGTCGCGCATCCCCCTCTCCGGCTACGGCGCGTCGTACATCACGGTGCACCGTGGCGACCTGCATGCGCTGCAGATGTCGACCCTCAAGCCCGGCACCCTGCACTTCAACAAACGCCTGGAAACCCTTGAAGAAACCGACACCCAGGTGCGCCTGACCTTCGCCGATGGCGAGGTTACCCATGCCGACATCGTGATCGGCGCCGACGGCATCAATTCCAGGATCCGCGAAGAATTGCTGGGCGTGGAAAAACCGCTGTACAGCGGCTGGGTCGCGCACCGCGCGCTGATTCGTGGCGACCAGTTGGCCAAGTACGATTTGAAATTCGAGGACTGCATCAAGTGGTGGACCGAAGACCGTCACATGATGGTCTACTACACCACCGGCAAACGCGACGAGTACTACTACGTGACGGGCGTACCGCATGCGGAATGGGACTTCCAGGGCGCATTCGTCGACAGCAGCCGCGAAGAGATGTTCGACGCTTTCAAGGGCTACCACCCCACCGTCCAGGCCCTGATCGAATCCACCGAAAGCGTGACCAAATGGCCGCTGCGCAACCGCAACCCGCTGCCGTTGTGGAGCCGCGGCCGCCTGGTGCTGCTCGGCGACGCCTGCCACCCGATGAAACCGCACATGGCCCAGGGCGCCGGCATGGCCATCGAAGATGCGGCGATGCTGACCCGCTGCCTGCAGGAAACCGGCATCGGCGACTACCGGACCGCATTCGAACTCTACGAAGCCAACCGTAAGGAACGCGCGTCCCGCGTCCAGGCCGTGTCCAACGCCAACACTTGGCTGCGCACCCAGGAAGACCCGGCGTGGGTCTACGGTTATGACCTCTACGCCCAGGAACTGAAATCGGGGGTGGCCGCGTGA